In one Thermaerobacter sp. PB12/4term genomic region, the following are encoded:
- a CDS encoding N-acetylneuraminate synthase family protein — translation MQLAVRIGDRVVGEEERVYVIAEIGVNHNGREELAKELIDAAVNAGADAVKFQTFDPDTLVVENARAPSYQRNRTGRTSQRDVIRGLSLGRDAFERLAAYARAKGVDFLSTPFDIESIGFLVKIGVPAIKISSGDLTFRPLVEAAARTGLPVILSTGMATLGEIEAALDGLSTCDVILLHCVSSYPAPVQDANLRAIETLRRAFGRVVGYSDHTTSVAVPAMAVMAGAAVIEKHLTLDRSLVGPDHAASLEPDEFAAMVRYIREAEVARGTGYKTIAPSEKELRLLGRRGAVAARDLSAGSVLGATDISFKRPARGISPMEAERFLVGRRLVHDLRKDDPITLDDVAPNVEPDRGHAW, via the coding sequence ATGCAGTTAGCGGTTCGGATTGGTGATAGGGTAGTGGGTGAGGAGGAAAGGGTTTATGTGATCGCTGAAATAGGGGTCAATCATAATGGAAGGGAAGAGTTGGCAAAAGAGTTGATTGATGCTGCAGTGAATGCCGGTGCAGACGCTGTGAAGTTTCAAACGTTTGATCCGGATACGTTGGTTGTCGAGAACGCTCGAGCGCCTAGTTACCAAAGGAATCGTACCGGTCGAACATCGCAACGCGATGTCATTAGGGGGCTTTCTTTGGGGCGAGATGCATTCGAGCGACTTGCGGCATATGCGCGCGCGAAGGGCGTTGATTTTCTTTCGACTCCATTCGATATAGAAAGTATAGGGTTTTTGGTCAAAATCGGCGTGCCAGCGATCAAAATTTCGTCAGGTGACTTAACCTTTCGCCCATTGGTTGAGGCTGCCGCTCGGACTGGATTACCGGTGATATTATCCACAGGCATGGCTACACTTGGCGAGATTGAAGCGGCACTCGATGGATTGAGCACGTGCGACGTTATACTTCTTCATTGCGTGAGTAGTTATCCGGCACCTGTGCAAGACGCTAACTTGAGGGCGATAGAAACGCTAAGACGGGCGTTCGGGCGTGTGGTTGGGTATTCGGATCATACTACTTCCGTGGCGGTCCCTGCTATGGCTGTTATGGCGGGCGCCGCTGTAATTGAGAAGCACTTAACGCTCGATCGGTCTTTGGTGGGGCCGGATCATGCCGCCTCTCTTGAGCCTGACGAATTTGCTGCCATGGTGCGCTACATTCGTGAAGCTGAGGTGGCTAGGGGAACGGGTTACAAAACGATTGCTCCGAGCGAGAAGGAACTTCGGTTGTTGGGCCGTAGGGGGGCAGTGGCGGCTCGCGATTTGTCGGCTGGGTCTGTGCTTGGTGCAACGGACATAAGCTTCAAGCGTCCGGCCAGGGGAATAAGTCCCATGGAAGCCGAGAGATTTCTTGTCGGAAGGCGGCTTGTCCACGACTTACGTAAAGATGATCCGATTACCCTCGATGATGTTGCACCAAATGTAGAGCCAGACAGGGGGCATGCTTGGTAG
- the neuC gene encoding UDP-N-acetylglucosamine 2-epimerase — translation MYVSGTRADYGLMRTTLRALAAQPGWQVSVVAVGMHLSPYHGKTVDLIRSDGFDVVAAIPTLVESDSGFAYAASVGLTTIAIGRELERLQPDLVILLGDRGEMLAAALAASAQNMVIAHVNGGDRTHSIDEPIRHAITQFAHLHFVATEEAAAVVRRLGAPGQYIFVVGAPGVDEAQEVAGSVSKDAARRMLELKSESIVAVVAYHPTTTETNVGTAHLRDILVTLRDLGAYTITLLPNADPGYSCLRQTVEQYAWPGMKIVSHIERSRFLLLMRAADVMVGNTSAGIIEAPTLGLPFVHVGSRQLGRIRGANVIDVPNVNRENLRQAIIHAVSSQFRKVVERSRNPYGDGQTGIRIARILAGLELCDIPRQRQFEW, via the coding sequence GTGTACGTATCAGGTACGCGCGCAGATTATGGGTTGATGCGGACTACTCTTCGTGCGCTGGCCGCACAGCCGGGCTGGCAGGTATCCGTGGTTGCAGTTGGCATGCATTTGTCGCCCTATCACGGGAAGACAGTCGATCTAATCCGGTCTGATGGTTTTGATGTTGTTGCGGCCATTCCCACACTTGTAGAGAGTGATTCTGGATTTGCTTATGCGGCCTCAGTCGGTCTTACAACCATAGCGATTGGACGGGAGTTGGAGCGGCTGCAGCCAGATCTAGTCATCTTGCTGGGTGACCGAGGAGAGATGCTGGCAGCTGCGCTGGCTGCGTCTGCACAGAATATGGTTATTGCTCACGTGAATGGTGGCGACCGCACACATTCCATCGACGAGCCGATCAGGCACGCTATTACACAGTTTGCGCATTTACATTTCGTGGCTACGGAAGAGGCAGCTGCTGTCGTGCGTCGGCTAGGGGCACCTGGGCAGTACATATTTGTAGTAGGAGCTCCTGGCGTTGACGAGGCGCAAGAAGTAGCCGGGAGTGTGAGTAAGGATGCTGCCAGGCGGATGTTGGAGTTGAAGTCGGAGTCTATAGTGGCGGTTGTCGCGTATCATCCGACGACCACGGAGACGAATGTAGGGACGGCGCATTTACGAGATATTCTCGTTACCTTACGTGACCTAGGTGCCTACACGATTACGCTGTTGCCAAACGCGGATCCTGGGTATAGCTGTCTTCGACAAACCGTCGAGCAGTATGCTTGGCCGGGGATGAAAATTGTTAGCCATATTGAACGGTCTCGGTTTTTACTCCTAATGCGAGCGGCTGACGTTATGGTTGGTAATACAAGTGCCGGGATTATTGAAGCGCCAACACTCGGACTTCCATTTGTCCACGTGGGGAGCCGGCAGCTTGGCCGGATTCGAGGTGCTAATGTCATTGATGTCCCGAATGTAAACCGGGAGAACTTGAGGCAAGCCATTATCCATGCCGTATCTTCCCAGTTTAGAAAGGTGGTCGAGAGGAGTCGCAACCCCTACGGTGATGGGCAGACAGGTATTCGGATTGCCCGCATTTTGGCGGGATTAGAGTTATGTGATATTCCTCGGCAAAGGCAGTTTGAGTGGTAG
- a CDS encoding SDR family NAD(P)-dependent oxidoreductase, with the protein MLKGKRVLVTGGTGSIGREIVRQLLNVGAAVVRILSRDDSKQAIMAQTVNGENVRYLLGDVRDIRRLRRAMEGIDVVFHCAALKHVPACEFNPFEAVATNIQGTQNVIDVALEVEAEKVILVSTDKAVNPSNVMGATKLLAERLMIAANNYRGERKTRFSCVRFGNVLGSRGSVVHIVVSQIARGGPVTVTDPHMTRYVMAVEDAVQLVFAATAMMRGGEIFVLKMPRVRVMDLVEVIIEEFAPKFGYQPKEIQIEIIGRRPGEKRDEELVTEDERKRLVEVGSFFVIPPEVEELDSERAMVDNRENGRPEVLKHGELLPKEAVRKLVRRAGLRSGETGIIPGLIV; encoded by the coding sequence TTGCTTAAGGGAAAACGTGTATTGGTGACTGGTGGTACGGGTTCAATAGGGCGTGAAATTGTGAGGCAGCTACTGAACGTTGGCGCCGCCGTTGTCCGAATTTTAAGCAGGGATGACTCTAAGCAGGCCATCATGGCACAAACGGTTAATGGCGAAAATGTCCGTTACTTATTGGGAGACGTACGTGATATACGGCGACTAAGGAGAGCCATGGAAGGAATTGATGTCGTCTTCCATTGCGCAGCACTGAAGCATGTGCCGGCGTGCGAATTTAATCCGTTCGAGGCGGTTGCAACCAATATACAGGGAACTCAAAATGTGATCGATGTGGCCTTAGAAGTCGAGGCGGAAAAGGTGATTTTGGTTAGTACCGATAAAGCCGTGAATCCCAGTAACGTAATGGGTGCAACGAAGTTATTAGCCGAGCGCTTGATGATAGCGGCGAATAACTATCGGGGAGAGCGGAAGACAAGGTTTTCGTGTGTGCGATTCGGCAATGTGTTGGGTTCGCGAGGTTCTGTTGTTCACATCGTAGTTTCCCAGATAGCACGGGGTGGCCCCGTTACTGTCACCGACCCACACATGACACGATATGTCATGGCAGTCGAAGATGCTGTGCAGCTTGTGTTTGCAGCGACCGCGATGATGAGAGGGGGTGAGATTTTCGTCTTGAAGATGCCGCGCGTGAGGGTGATGGATTTGGTCGAAGTAATAATCGAGGAGTTCGCCCCGAAATTCGGTTACCAACCCAAGGAGATACAGATTGAGATCATCGGTAGACGTCCTGGCGAAAAGCGGGATGAGGAGCTCGTCACCGAAGATGAAAGGAAGCGGCTTGTGGAGGTTGGTAGTTTCTTTGTGATTCCTCCGGAAGTAGAGGAACTAGATAGTGAGCGCGCGATGGTTGACAACCGTGAGAATGGTAGGCCGGAGGTGCTTAAACATGGGGAGTTGTTACCCAAGGAAGCCGTACGTAAATTGGTGCGGCGAGCTGGCCTGAGAAGCGGCGAGACGGGAATTATCCCTGGGCTAATAGTGTAA
- a CDS encoding glycosyltransferase family 2 protein, whose product MKVSVLIGSRNRPHVLRRCLDSIMRQTYDDMEVIVLDDASDDIHAYSAVVRAYSGVRLIRSEFPCGVAKGRNRLVAKALGDVLCFIDDDAYFETSTAISWLVDVFARDTRVGIVACKIVDHQGGVTDALVPIPRFARWKNPRLIEEPRYVAYYLGGCHVILREVFERCGRYCDALVFGEEELDLSYRAISVGYRIYYEPRVVVHHEPEPSVLAPNSGHHGRDAELYYHIRNRFYLAFRYLPVIYIPSYLFLWTGKYALDAVKLGRVAPVVKGIMDGIKTLKGLKREVLPPHAVDYMRRNFGRLWY is encoded by the coding sequence ATGAAAGTGTCTGTGCTCATAGGATCACGGAACCGCCCGCATGTTTTGCGCCGTTGTCTTGACAGCATAATGAGGCAGACATACGATGACATGGAAGTCATTGTCCTTGATGATGCATCTGACGATATACATGCCTACAGTGCCGTGGTTCGGGCATATTCCGGAGTCCGATTGATTCGGTCCGAGTTCCCTTGTGGCGTGGCGAAGGGGCGCAATAGGCTGGTTGCGAAAGCCTTGGGAGACGTTCTTTGCTTCATCGATGATGATGCGTATTTTGAGACGAGCACTGCCATTTCGTGGCTTGTTGACGTCTTTGCCAGGGATACACGCGTAGGCATCGTTGCATGCAAGATAGTTGATCATCAGGGCGGCGTCACAGATGCGCTAGTACCTATTCCGCGCTTCGCACGGTGGAAGAATCCACGGTTGATCGAAGAACCTCGTTACGTTGCCTACTACCTAGGAGGATGTCATGTTATACTTCGCGAGGTTTTTGAGCGCTGCGGTAGGTATTGCGATGCATTGGTATTTGGAGAAGAAGAATTAGACTTGTCGTACCGGGCGATTAGTGTCGGCTATCGCATCTATTATGAGCCGCGAGTCGTGGTGCATCATGAACCAGAACCGTCCGTTCTTGCACCTAATTCTGGGCACCACGGAAGGGACGCGGAGCTGTATTATCATATCCGGAACCGCTTCTATCTTGCTTTTCGATATCTTCCCGTCATCTATATTCCTAGTTACCTATTTCTATGGACCGGTAAATACGCTCTCGACGCAGTGAAACTCGGTCGTGTTGCGCCTGTCGTTAAAGGAATAATGGACGGAATCAAAACATTGAAGGGGTTGAAGCGTGAAGTACTTCCGCCCCACGCAGTGGACTACATGCGAAGGAACTTCGGGAGGTTATGGTATTGA